Part of the Tetragenococcus koreensis genome, CTAACACAACCACAATTTGTTCTGTCCCATAAGCTATGGACGATAATGCATCTGAAGAAAGCAAAGCTAACGCAGCGAATTTACTTAAACTTTGTTCATCGTTTTCTTCAGATTTTAACGGTTTACCTACTAAAAGACGTTTTAAATGTTTCACTTTTTTCTCCTCATTTACCCAACAATAAAATTATTTTATAAGCTAAAAAAGCTTAATATCAGGCGTTTAAGTCCTTTTTATTAAAAATGAATTTACGCCTATTCCAAGTAAAAGTCAATTAGAGTTATCGGTTATATCCATAGTATTTTTTTAGGTAAACTGCATTTTCCATCAGCTTTTCTAAGGAAAGGAATCTTTTCTGAAAATTAAAAATTTATTCTATTGGTCAAAGCAACGACCTTTACGGTAAACCACTTGGTGTAAATATATGTAATCTATACCACGGTGATTAAGCATATACTTTTTCTTAAGGCACAAAAAAAAGCAGAACGTTAGCAAACGCTCTGCTTTATTTTATTATTTGTTCATTTCATGGTTTTTCTTGGCGGCAGCTTCAACTGCCTTCATGACACTCGCACGAAAATTACTTTCTTCTAAAGACTGAACCGCTGCAATAGTGGTCCCCTTAGGTGAAGTCACCATATCTTTTAACTCTCCTGGATGTTTTCCTGTATCTTCTACCATTTTAGCAGCACCTAAAACTGCTTGAGTTGCAAATTCATAAGCATCGTCTCTGGGCAATCCTTCTAAAACAGCGCCATCAGCTAAAGCTTCAATAAATAAGTAAACATAAGCTGGTGCAGATCCGGAAACGCCCACGACAGCATCAATTAATTCTTCTGAAACAACCTTTGCTTTCCCAAAACTGTCGAACACATCTACTACAAGTTGTATTTCTTCTTGAGTGGTAAGTTTATTGGGTGAAATGGATGACATCGCCTGGTTCACCATCGCAGGTGTATTTGGCATAGCACGAATAATCTTATGCGGCCCAGTTAACTTTTCAATTTGTTGAATACTTACACCGGCTGCAATTGAAACGAGCACGTGCTCCTTTTGTAAATAAGGGTTTATTTGCGGAAGTATCTGAGTTAAGATCGTCGGTTTTACCGCGAAGATAATCAGATCAGACTGCTGAAACAATTCCTCTTCCCGCAAAATTACCTGGATACCATAAGTTTCCTCTACCTTTTTTAAGGTCGGTTCATAGCGATGATTATAAACATAGATCTCTTCTTTTTGGTAAAATCCAGAGTTAATCAACCCAGAAATAATTGCTTGAGCCATATTACCTGCTCCATAAAACCCGATCGTATGTTTCACTTTACTCACTCCTCTGTTTTAAATGTGATCACTTTGCCATTTTCAGCGTGCAAATATCCTCTTTGCGGCACTTGCAAATGTAAGTATAAAGAAAATGATAATTCACAGATGTGCTCTTTTTCACCTTGTTGAAAGACTCCGTACCATTTCCCTAGATCTTCTGCTTTTTTCTTAGAAACAAGTAAATAGTAACCGCGAATCACTTGTTTTTCTGTTTTACGTAAAATATGTTGAATTTGGTTATAAACAAAAAACAACAGTAGTCCTATTGTAATGATAACAACCAGATAGCCCAAGTTTTCACCTGCTCTTTTATGTACTGAGCCCTTCTTCATTAATGACGATATCGATTCCCACACTAATTTTCAGTGCTTCATTAGCTTTTTCCATAGTCTCTTCTTCTAATACACACACTTTT contains:
- the proC gene encoding pyrroline-5-carboxylate reductase — encoded protein: MKHTIGFYGAGNMAQAIISGLINSGFYQKEEIYVYNHRYEPTLKKVEETYGIQVILREEELFQQSDLIIFAVKPTILTQILPQINPYLQKEHVLVSIAAGVSIQQIEKLTGPHKIIRAMPNTPAMVNQAMSSISPNKLTTQEEIQLVVDVFDSFGKAKVVSEELIDAVVGVSGSAPAYVYLFIEALADGAVLEGLPRDDAYEFATQAVLGAAKMVEDTGKHPGELKDMVTSPKGTTIAAVQSLEESNFRASVMKAVEAAAKKNHEMNK